Proteins from a single region of Paramormyrops kingsleyae isolate MSU_618 chromosome 9, PKINGS_0.4, whole genome shotgun sequence:
- the LOC111848759 gene encoding interferon-inducible GTPase 5-like, with product MDEFEIITDEDVQDIREAMENNSLATAAKKFQDYFKQLDNVTLNIAITGESGSGKSSFINAFRGIGDDDEINSAPTGVVETTMEPKSYPYPKYPSVQLWDLPGIGTHNFKADTYLQDVEFKRYDFFIIIASERFKSSNVQLAMEIQKMKKRFYFVRCKIDENIRAEKRKKTFDHDKTLKTIRDDCMKGLQEQGLTSPTVFLISSFELGGYDFPLLEETMEKELPKHKRHVLLLSLPNMTLEIIEKKKAALQADIWKMAVLSGTVAAIPIPGLSVAVDVTILVKEISRYYLAFGLDDDSLRKLSDRTDVPFEELKSVLKSPLNKEITADVVIKLLTKAAGGGLMALEYLISNIPVFGSIAAGGISYGTTYSMLNSCLNELAEDAQNVLMRAIKSEV from the exons ATGGATGAATTTGAAATAATTACTGATGAAGATGTGCAAGATATCAGAGAGGCAATGGAGAACAACAGCTTGGCTACAGCAGCTAAAAAGTTTCAAGACTATTTTAAACAACTGGATAATGTTACTCTGAACATTGCAATCACTGGAGAGTCTGGTTCTGGGAAGTCCAGCTTTATTAATGCTTTCCGAGGGATTGGGGATGATGATGAAATCAATTCAGCCCCCACTGGTGTAGTGGAGACTACCATGGAGCCTAAATCTTACCCTTACCCAAAGTATCCCAGTGTCCAGCTGTGGGATCTACCTGGAATCGGAACCCACAACTTCAAAGCAGACACATACCTTCAGGATGTTGAATTTAAACGCTATGATTTCTTCATCATCATTGCATCAGAGCGTTTCAAGTCCAGCAACGTACAGCTGGCCATGGAGATCCAGAAAATGAAGAAGAGGTTCTATTTTGTGCGCTGCAAGATTGATGAGAATATCCGtgcagaaaaaagaaagaaaacctTTGACCATGATAAGACATTAAAAACAATCCGAGATGACTGTATGAAAG GCCTTCAGGAACAGGGCTTAACTTCTCCCACAGTCTTCCTGATTTCCAGCTTTGAATTGGGAGGCTATGATTTCCCTTTACTTGAAGAGACCATGGAGAAGGAGCTTCCCAAGCACAAGAGGCATGTCTTGCTGTTGTCCCTGCCCAATATGACCCTAGAAATCATTGAGAAAAAGAAGGCAGCCTTGCAGGCAGACATCTGGAAGATGGCCGTACTATCAGGCACAGTGGCTGCCATACCCATCCCAGGCCTATCAGTTGCTGTTGATGTGACTATTTTGGTCAAAGAGATCTCCAGATATTATTTGGCATTTGGTCTAGATGACGATTCTTTGAGAAAGCTCTCTGACAGAACAGATGTACCCTTTGAAGAACTGAAATCGGTTCTCAAATCTCCCCTTAATAAGGAGATAACAGCTGATGTGGTCATTAAGCTGCTGACCAAGGCAGCTGGAGGTGGGTTAATGGCTCTTGAGTACCTGATCAGCAACATTCCTGTTTTTGGATCCATAGCAGCTGGTGGGATTTCCTATGGAACCACCTACTCCATGTTAAACAGCTGCCTGAATGAGCTGGCTGAGGATGCACAAAATGTGCTGATGAGAGCTATAAAGTCTGAAGTGTAA